The uncultured Cohaesibacter sp. genome includes a window with the following:
- a CDS encoding M56 family metallopeptidase: MITVGTLFDGYLNINILLIVATLIWAGVRLVMRLLSHSENYALKLRLFKALILTCFALPIMVELFDRLVRQGGRDAAYSLSLSDLVVTQYLHGSLDVKAAELDQILGLRGRFTEEFLALNSQFAFIVAGLLLLGLLIGLARLLVSLYRLHTILDNCFTWRRFGNVHLLLSERVTTPFSTRGLFNRYIVIPVAMLEHGKDLHIALSHEFQHLRQRDTEWEVGLEFLHPLFFWNPAFYVVKRNIERLRELGCDQLVVARKAISVQDYCACLLRTCESGLKRREHMLRARPSVAFVQVDGSGAGVGSMPFLKLRMLSLIRGRKTGNHGLIFVAFVVPTVALVCLAGVMMQKPNDWSHDRIMFSTIINLDRLAARNHQ, from the coding sequence ATGATAACGGTCGGGACGCTGTTTGATGGCTATCTGAACATCAATATCCTGCTGATTGTCGCCACACTGATCTGGGCCGGAGTGCGCCTCGTGATGCGCCTTTTGTCCCACTCGGAAAATTACGCCTTGAAACTGAGATTGTTCAAGGCGCTGATCCTGACCTGCTTTGCCCTGCCAATCATGGTCGAGCTGTTTGACAGGCTGGTCCGGCAGGGGGGCAGAGACGCTGCCTACTCGCTCAGTCTGTCCGATCTGGTCGTAACGCAGTATCTCCATGGCAGTCTCGACGTCAAGGCCGCCGAACTCGATCAGATCCTTGGCCTGCGCGGCCGCTTCACCGAGGAGTTTTTGGCTCTCAACAGCCAGTTCGCATTCATCGTTGCGGGTTTGCTGCTGCTTGGGCTGCTGATCGGCTTGGCCCGGCTCCTTGTCAGCCTTTATCGCCTGCACACAATTCTCGACAATTGCTTCACATGGCGCCGGTTTGGCAATGTGCATCTGCTGCTGTCCGAGCGCGTGACAACGCCCTTCTCGACCCGCGGCCTGTTCAATCGCTATATCGTTATCCCGGTGGCGATGCTGGAGCACGGCAAGGATTTGCATATCGCTCTCAGCCACGAATTCCAGCACCTCAGACAGCGCGACACCGAGTGGGAGGTCGGGCTGGAGTTCCTGCACCCGCTGTTTTTCTGGAACCCGGCCTTCTATGTCGTCAAGCGCAACATCGAGAGGCTACGCGAACTTGGCTGCGACCAGCTGGTGGTTGCCCGTAAGGCAATCAGCGTGCAGGATTATTGCGCCTGTCTGTTGCGCACATGCGAAAGCGGTCTGAAACGACGCGAACATATGCTTCGTGCCCGACCCAGCGTCGCCTTTGTGCAGGTGGATGGATCGGGTGCCGGGGTTGGCTCCATGCCGTTCCTGAAGTTGCGCATGTTGTCCCTGATCCGAGGCCGGAAGACTGGCAATCACGGCCTGATCTTTGTCGCCTTTGTCGTGCCGACCGTGGCTCTTGTCTGTCTCGCTGGTGTGATGATGCAGAAGCCCAACGACTGGAGTCATGACCGCATCATGTTCTCGACCATCATCAATCTGGATCGACTGGCGGCGCGCAATCATCAGTAA
- a CDS encoding cache domain-containing protein — translation MVSDRTESLQFIVDSAKTVAMRYQEKETAGEMTRDEAQARAKEAIDAMRFEGGSGYVFVYRYDGTNLVLPDKKLVNTNLWDMQDKAGNYLVRDLVRIAKAGGGSHVYFWTKPGSDALFEKYSWAEGLPEWQWMIGTGVYIDDLEASFWSQATTVIIISLLGLILVGLLAVFVIRSINKPMASLIDNMSKLAKGDSNISVSGTDRADEIGKMAQAMQVFVDNENNRKLLVEKQEQDRANALARGEAVQTLCLDFDREVAELLLNVTNSAGHLRTAADDMSSIAQGTSAQSVQVSAASQQASANVETVASAAEELAASVNEVTRQVQSSNDIAVKAASEARNTNDRIERLAHSAKQISEVVTLIQAIAEQTNLLALNATIEAARAGEAGKGFAVVAAEVKELANQTSKATEEIDKQISEIQGETDEAVNAIGAITKTIDNLSEISGQIAAAVQQQMAATEEIALNVTQASRMTIEVSDNIGAVTDAAESTRETANSVNQSSTMLQQKADELRSRVDSFLSEVKRNAVVNG, via the coding sequence ATGGTGTCTGACAGGACTGAAAGCCTGCAGTTCATCGTGGATTCCGCCAAGACTGTCGCAATGCGCTACCAAGAAAAGGAAACCGCAGGCGAGATGACACGCGACGAGGCGCAGGCGCGCGCCAAGGAAGCCATTGACGCCATGCGCTTTGAAGGCGGGTCCGGCTATGTCTTTGTCTATCGCTATGATGGAACAAACCTGGTCCTGCCAGACAAGAAACTGGTCAATACCAATCTTTGGGACATGCAGGACAAGGCGGGCAACTATCTGGTCCGCGATCTGGTGCGGATCGCCAAGGCAGGCGGCGGCAGCCACGTCTATTTCTGGACCAAGCCGGGCAGCGATGCCCTGTTCGAGAAATATAGCTGGGCTGAAGGTCTTCCCGAATGGCAATGGATGATCGGGACCGGTGTCTATATTGATGACCTTGAAGCCAGCTTCTGGTCTCAGGCGACGACCGTGATCATCATCAGCCTGCTCGGTCTTATTCTTGTCGGTCTTCTGGCAGTCTTTGTCATCCGCTCGATCAACAAGCCGATGGCCTCGCTCATCGACAATATGAGCAAGCTCGCCAAAGGCGACAGCAACATTTCCGTTTCGGGCACTGACCGTGCTGACGAGATCGGCAAAATGGCTCAGGCCATGCAGGTGTTTGTCGACAACGAGAACAACCGCAAACTGCTGGTCGAGAAGCAGGAGCAAGATCGCGCCAACGCCCTTGCCCGAGGCGAAGCCGTGCAGACCCTTTGTCTCGACTTTGATCGCGAAGTCGCCGAACTGCTACTCAACGTGACCAATTCGGCAGGCCACCTGAGGACTGCAGCCGATGACATGAGCTCTATTGCTCAGGGCACTTCGGCCCAGTCTGTTCAGGTCTCGGCCGCGTCCCAGCAGGCATCTGCCAACGTGGAAACCGTTGCCTCGGCAGCGGAAGAGCTGGCTGCATCGGTCAACGAAGTGACCCGTCAGGTCCAGTCCTCAAACGACATCGCCGTCAAGGCCGCGTCCGAAGCGCGCAACACCAACGACCGCATCGAACGTCTAGCTCACTCCGCCAAGCAGATCTCGGAAGTCGTGACCCTCATTCAGGCGATCGCAGAGCAGACCAACCTGCTGGCGCTCAACGCAACGATCGAAGCCGCTCGCGCCGGGGAAGCTGGCAAGGGCTTTGCGGTCGTCGCGGCAGAAGTCAAGGAACTGGCCAACCAGACCTCCAAGGCGACCGAAGAGATCGACAAGCAGATCTCCGAAATTCAGGGTGAAACCGATGAAGCGGTGAATGCCATTGGCGCGATCACCAAGACTATCGACAACCTGAGTGAAATTTCGGGCCAGATCGCAGCAGCGGTACAGCAGCAGATGGCTGCGACCGAGGAGATTGCTCTCAACGTCACACAGGCCTCCCGGATGACCATTGAAGTGTCGGACAATATCGGTGCCGTCACCGACGCTGCCGAGAGCACCCGCGAAACCGCAAACTCGGTGAACCAGTCCTCCACGATGCTGCAGCAGAAAGCCGACGAGTTGCGATCGCGCGTCGACAGCTTCCTCAGCGAAGTGAAGCGCAACGCTGTCGTCAACGGCTGA
- a CDS encoding DUF2160 domain-containing protein has protein sequence MMLSWMAWTWPTALAFIALFTALGILTALEIRYPGGAKRLGALGLVTTRGDRLFISLLGSSYIFLAWLGLFGMPLWIPLILAIGWGIFCFTKV, from the coding sequence ATGATGCTCAGCTGGATGGCATGGACCTGGCCGACCGCACTGGCCTTTATCGCATTGTTCACGGCGCTTGGCATTCTGACCGCGCTCGAGATCCGCTATCCGGGCGGAGCCAAACGCCTCGGCGCGCTCGGCCTTGTGACCACGCGGGGAGATCGCCTGTTCATCTCCCTGCTCGGGTCGTCCTACATTTTCCTCGCCTGGCTTGGACTGTTCGGCATGCCCTTGTGGATCCCGCTCATCCTTGCCATCGGCTGGGGGATTTTCTGTTTTACGAAAGTCTGA
- a CDS encoding BlaI/MecI/CopY family transcriptional regulator, with protein MKTSQPAGILMRKKKTNEFLTEVELEFMTRLWELGEGTVRDVMAKLAPERELAYTSAATIMRILEQKNFVESKKEGKTYVYQALLTKDAYQTRFLKDISEKLFDNTPAALVARLVDDEDLSEEALNEIRVLLEGRMKNDNGRDAV; from the coding sequence ATGAAAACAAGTCAGCCAGCGGGAATTCTTATGCGCAAGAAAAAGACAAATGAATTTCTGACCGAGGTCGAGTTGGAATTTATGACGCGACTTTGGGAGCTGGGAGAGGGAACGGTTCGTGACGTCATGGCCAAACTGGCTCCGGAGAGAGAGCTCGCCTATACGTCCGCAGCTACGATCATGAGGATCTTGGAACAAAAGAACTTTGTCGAAAGCAAAAAAGAGGGCAAGACCTACGTCTATCAAGCCCTTCTGACAAAGGATGCATATCAGACACGGTTTCTGAAGGATATTTCGGAGAAGCTCTTCGACAATACCCCTGCAGCACTCGTGGCGCGGTTGGTGGACGACGAAGATCTGTCCGAGGAAGCGCTGAACGAGATCCGTGTTCTGCTGGAGGGGAGGATGAAGAATGATAACGGTCGGGACGCTGTTTGA
- a CDS encoding carbohydrate ABC transporter permease, whose product MKTRFLVPTIYILFLMLPIYWLLAMSFKTTGEILSGFTLFPQTWTLDNYRTIFTDPTWYWGYINSIIYVVINTVISVTVALPAAYAFSRYRFLGDKQLFFWLLTNRMAPAAVFALPFFQLYSAIGLFDTHLAVALAHCLFNIPLAVWILEGFMGGVPKELDETAFVDGYSFPRFFATIFLPTISSGVGVAAFFCFMFSWVELLLAKTLTAVAAKPIAATMTKTASSAGYELGLLAAAGALTIIPGAIVIYFVRNYIAKGFALGRV is encoded by the coding sequence ATGAAAACACGCTTTCTTGTTCCCACCATCTACATCCTGTTTTTGATGTTGCCGATCTACTGGCTGTTGGCAATGAGCTTCAAGACGACGGGCGAGATCCTCTCCGGCTTCACGCTCTTCCCCCAGACCTGGACGCTCGACAATTACCGCACCATCTTCACCGATCCCACATGGTACTGGGGCTATATCAACTCGATCATCTATGTGGTGATCAACACGGTGATCTCGGTCACCGTGGCACTGCCTGCGGCCTACGCCTTCTCGCGCTATCGCTTTCTTGGTGACAAGCAGCTCTTCTTCTGGCTGTTGACCAACCGCATGGCTCCGGCGGCGGTGTTCGCGTTGCCCTTCTTCCAGCTCTACTCGGCGATCGGCCTGTTCGACACTCATCTCGCCGTCGCGCTGGCCCACTGCCTCTTCAATATTCCGCTCGCGGTCTGGATCCTTGAGGGCTTCATGGGTGGGGTGCCCAAGGAGCTCGACGAGACGGCCTTTGTCGATGGTTATTCCTTCCCGCGCTTCTTTGCGACGATCTTCCTTCCGACCATCAGTTCCGGCGTCGGTGTGGCGGCTTTCTTCTGCTTCATGTTCTCGTGGGTGGAATTGTTGCTCGCCAAGACCCTGACGGCAGTGGCGGCCAAGCCCATCGCTGCGACCATGACCAAGACCGCGTCCAGCGCGGGCTACGAGCTGGGCCTCTTGGCCGCAGCCGGGGCCCTGACCATCATTCCCGGCGCCATCGTGATCTATTTTGTCCGCAACTATATTGCCAAGGGCTTCGCCCTGGGGAGGGTATGA